In Horticoccus luteus, the following proteins share a genomic window:
- a CDS encoding succinate dehydrogenase/fumarate reductase iron-sulfur subunit: protein MSVTLRVWRQAGPKDAGRFVEYRATNLNPDMSFLEMLDVVNDELTLKGEEPIAFAHDCREGICGTCSLQIDGKPHGPGEGIATCQLYMRAFRDGDVIVVEPFRARAFPIVKDLVSDRSAFDKIQQAGGFITARTGSAPDANSILVPKADADLAMDAATCIQCGACVAACKNSSAMLFVGAKVSHLGLLPQGQAERDRRVLSMVATMDSLGFGNCTNQAECSAACPKLISQDFIARLNRDYIKASFRAAFKPEPAAAVGGH from the coding sequence ATCAGCGTGACGCTGCGGGTCTGGCGTCAGGCCGGGCCGAAGGACGCCGGCCGGTTCGTCGAATATCGCGCCACGAATCTCAATCCCGACATGTCGTTTTTGGAGATGCTCGACGTGGTGAACGACGAGCTGACCCTGAAAGGCGAGGAGCCGATCGCGTTTGCGCACGACTGCCGCGAAGGCATCTGCGGCACGTGTTCGCTGCAGATCGATGGCAAGCCGCATGGGCCGGGCGAGGGCATCGCGACCTGCCAGCTCTACATGCGCGCGTTTCGCGACGGCGACGTGATCGTGGTCGAGCCGTTCCGCGCGCGGGCATTTCCGATTGTGAAGGACCTCGTGTCGGACCGCAGCGCGTTCGACAAGATTCAGCAGGCGGGCGGCTTCATCACCGCGCGCACCGGTTCGGCGCCGGATGCGAATTCGATCCTGGTGCCGAAGGCGGATGCGGACCTGGCGATGGACGCGGCGACGTGCATCCAATGCGGCGCCTGCGTGGCGGCGTGCAAGAACTCGAGCGCGATGCTGTTTGTCGGCGCGAAAGTTTCGCACCTGGGCCTGCTGCCGCAAGGGCAGGCGGAACGCGATCGCCGGGTGCTTTCGATGGTCGCCACGATGGATTCGCTGGGCTTCGGCAACTGCACGAACCAGGCGGAGTGCAGCGCCGCGTGCCCGAAACTCATCAGCCAGGATTTCATCGCGCGTCTGAATCGCGACTATATCAAGGCGTCGTTCCGCGCGGCGTTTAAGCCGGAGCCGGCGGCGGCGGTGGGCGGCCACTAA
- a CDS encoding NAD(P)/FAD-dependent oxidoreductase, with translation MSRLAIIGTGIAGLGCAHFLHRQFDLTLFEAEPRLGGHAHTIDVPEPGAAHPVALDTGFMVFNRVTYPHLSRLFDLLEIPTQPAPMSFSVRHAGTGLEFCGSSLNHLFAQRRNLLRPRFYRMLAAINRFNAEAVRALADTASLDGLTVADYARAGNYGADFLHLYLAPMSSAVWSAPPEQMASFPAVTLLRFFHNHGFLGLHTQHPWRTVAGGSRVYVQRISAPWRDRIRLGDPVTQVARHALGVTLRTARGEHHLFDHVIFACHADQALRLLAAPTTDEARLLRAFRYQPNVATVHTDTRVMPRHRLA, from the coding sequence ATGTCTCGCCTCGCCATTATTGGAACGGGTATCGCCGGCCTCGGCTGCGCCCATTTTCTTCATCGTCAGTTCGATCTGACCCTCTTCGAGGCCGAACCGCGCCTCGGCGGTCACGCCCACACGATCGACGTCCCTGAGCCGGGCGCCGCTCACCCCGTCGCGCTTGATACCGGTTTCATGGTGTTCAACCGCGTCACCTATCCGCACCTCTCGCGCCTCTTCGATCTGCTGGAGATTCCTACCCAGCCGGCCCCGATGTCGTTCAGCGTCCGCCACGCCGGCACAGGGTTGGAGTTTTGCGGCTCGTCCCTCAACCACCTCTTCGCCCAGCGCCGCAACCTCCTCCGCCCGCGCTTCTATCGCATGCTCGCCGCGATCAATCGCTTCAACGCCGAAGCCGTCCGCGCCCTCGCCGACACCGCCTCACTCGACGGCTTGACCGTCGCCGACTACGCCCGCGCCGGGAACTACGGCGCCGATTTTCTCCACCTCTACCTCGCGCCCATGAGTTCCGCGGTGTGGAGCGCGCCGCCCGAGCAGATGGCTTCGTTCCCCGCCGTCACGCTCCTGCGCTTTTTCCACAACCACGGCTTTCTCGGCCTTCACACCCAGCACCCGTGGCGCACCGTCGCCGGCGGCTCGCGCGTTTACGTGCAGCGGATCTCCGCGCCTTGGCGCGACCGCATCCGCCTCGGCGACCCCGTCACCCAGGTCGCACGGCATGCCCTCGGCGTCACGCTCCGCACCGCGCGCGGTGAACATCACCTCTTCGATCACGTCATCTTCGCGTGCCACGCCGACCAGGCCCTTCGCCTGCTCGCCGCGCCCACCACCGATGAAGCCCGCCTGCTCCGCGCCTTCCGCTATCAACCCAACGTCGCGACCGTCCACACCGACACCCGCGTCATGCCGCGGCACCGCCTCGCCTAG
- a CDS encoding DUF1365 domain-containing protein yields the protein MNSCLYECQIMHARFAPRRHRFSYRLFYFAIDLDELAALPATSALLSVNRRNLYSFRERDYLPLDGPAHHPDTPPPRPPPGAASASLKSRVVAFAAAHGVDLSGGRIVLITLPRIAGYLFNPVSFYFCTDASGAPAAAIAEVTNTFREVKPYFFAPPTRTADGFHLRVPKHFYVSPFSDVDVAFDFHLRLPGDVLSLQIDDYTAGARTLTSTVCGHRRELTRARLAWFTLKYPLLTLRIIALIHFHALRLWWKRVPWFAKSARPADQRNVYRPHGTLATPAAPPPAPKPLSSAS from the coding sequence GTGAACTCCTGCCTCTACGAATGCCAGATCATGCACGCGCGGTTCGCTCCGCGCCGCCACCGGTTTTCGTATCGGCTCTTCTACTTCGCGATCGATCTCGACGAACTCGCCGCGCTGCCCGCGACTTCCGCGCTTCTGTCCGTCAACCGTCGCAATCTCTACAGTTTTCGCGAACGCGACTACCTGCCCCTCGACGGTCCCGCCCACCACCCCGACACACCGCCGCCGCGCCCTCCGCCCGGCGCCGCGTCCGCCTCCCTCAAGTCTCGCGTCGTCGCCTTCGCCGCCGCCCACGGCGTCGATCTGTCCGGCGGACGCATCGTCCTCATCACCCTCCCGCGCATCGCCGGCTACCTTTTCAACCCCGTCTCATTCTACTTTTGCACCGACGCTTCCGGCGCGCCCGCCGCCGCCATCGCCGAAGTCACCAACACCTTCCGAGAGGTAAAACCCTACTTCTTCGCTCCGCCGACCCGCACCGCCGACGGCTTTCACCTGCGCGTCCCCAAACACTTCTACGTCTCCCCGTTTTCCGACGTCGATGTCGCCTTCGATTTCCACCTCCGCCTCCCCGGCGACGTCCTCTCCCTCCAAATCGACGACTACACCGCCGGCGCCCGCACCCTCACCAGCACCGTCTGCGGCCACCGGCGCGAGCTCACCCGCGCACGCCTCGCGTGGTTCACGCTCAAGTATCCGCTCCTCACGCTCCGCATTATCGCGTTGATCCATTTCCACGCCCTGCGCCTTTGGTGGAAACGTGTCCCGTGGTTCGCGAAATCCGCCCGCCCCGCCGACCAGCGCAACGTCTATCGCCCCCACGGTACCCTCGCCACGCCCGCTGCCCCGCCGCCCGCTCCCAAACCTCTTTCGTCCGCATCATGA
- a CDS encoding DUF1295 domain-containing protein: MPPALLLPLAALVALCVVFGCLYLLARRLDNYGIVDIAWSYAFGLLVAFYAFAAPGWLPRRLLLGALAVIWSARLGTHLLLRIARHHPAEDTRYAQLRRDWAGNFAPKMAGFFQLQAASVVLLGVPFLLIALHRDPRFHPVEFVAAALWLLAVLGEATADAQLAAFKRHRSHRGRVCDVGLWRFSRHPNYFCEWLVWVAYFLFALAAPWGWLAVIAPAAILYLLLRVTGIPIAEQQSLRSKGDAYHRYQQTTSAFIPWLPRRAPR; the protein is encoded by the coding sequence ATGCCGCCCGCTCTCCTCCTCCCCCTCGCCGCACTCGTGGCCCTGTGCGTGGTGTTCGGTTGCCTCTACCTCCTCGCGCGTCGCCTCGACAACTACGGCATCGTCGACATCGCGTGGTCCTACGCCTTCGGCCTGCTCGTCGCGTTCTACGCGTTCGCCGCCCCCGGCTGGCTGCCGCGCCGTCTCCTCCTCGGCGCGCTCGCGGTCATCTGGAGCGCGCGCCTCGGCACGCATCTCCTCCTCCGCATCGCCCGGCACCATCCCGCCGAAGACACCCGTTACGCCCAGCTTCGCCGTGACTGGGCGGGAAACTTCGCGCCCAAAATGGCCGGCTTCTTCCAACTCCAAGCCGCCTCCGTCGTGCTCCTCGGCGTCCCGTTCCTCTTGATCGCTCTCCACCGCGATCCGCGTTTTCACCCGGTTGAATTCGTCGCTGCCGCCCTCTGGCTCCTCGCCGTCCTCGGCGAAGCCACCGCCGATGCGCAACTCGCCGCCTTCAAACGCCACCGTTCCCACCGCGGCCGCGTCTGCGACGTCGGCCTCTGGCGCTTCAGCCGTCACCCCAATTATTTTTGCGAATGGCTCGTGTGGGTCGCCTATTTCCTTTTCGCGCTCGCCGCCCCGTGGGGCTGGCTCGCCGTCATCGCTCCCGCCGCGATTCTCTACCTGCTCCTGCGCGTCACGGGCATTCCGATCGCCGAGCAACAATCCCTCCGCTCCAAGGGCGACGCTTACCACCGCTATCAGCAAACCACTTCGGCGTTCATCCCGTGGCTTCCGCGCCGCGCCCCGCGCTAA
- a CDS encoding LEA type 2 family protein: MTFRPFALGAFLFTALALVIAGCTSVPRLGGITVHLVDLRPSAVAPLETTAVMTLRYTNENVIALGFSGGTHRLFINGKFVGKAVSDQPIGLAPMTTATQDVTVYLDNGALLRQLAQVARDGAVHYRLESSLAQTIGDRKNQINTSSEGSVELPEFAQLK; encoded by the coding sequence ATGACCTTCCGCCCCTTCGCGCTCGGCGCGTTTCTTTTCACTGCGCTGGCCCTGGTGATCGCCGGTTGCACCTCCGTCCCGCGGCTCGGCGGGATCACTGTCCACCTCGTCGATCTGCGCCCCTCCGCGGTCGCTCCGCTGGAAACCACCGCCGTGATGACGCTCCGCTACACCAACGAAAACGTCATTGCCCTCGGATTCTCCGGTGGCACCCACCGCCTCTTCATCAACGGCAAATTCGTCGGCAAAGCCGTCAGTGACCAGCCCATCGGCCTCGCTCCGATGACCACCGCGACGCAAGACGTGACCGTCTACCTCGATAACGGCGCTCTGTTGCGTCAACTCGCCCAAGTCGCGCGCGACGGCGCCGTCCATTACCGCCTCGAAAGCTCCCTCGCCCAGACGATCGGCGACCGCAAAAACCAGATCAACACCTCCTCGGAAGGCAGCGTCGAGCTCCCCGAGTTTGCGCAGTTGAAATAA
- a CDS encoding fumarate reductase/succinate dehydrogenase flavoprotein subunit, translating to MAQLDSKTPSGPLADKWRKHKADIRLVNPANKRKYEIIVVGAGLAGASAASTLADLGYKVKSFVFHDSPRRAHSIAAQGGINAAKNYQNDGDSVYRLFYDTIKGGDYRSREANVQRLAEVSVNIIDQCAALGVPFAREYGGLLANRSFGGAQVSRTFYARGQTGQQLLLGAYSSLARTIAAGTVEMHTHSEMLDLVIVDGQAKGIVVRNLITGEITRHAGDAVILATGGYGNVFDLSTYARQSNATAIWRAYKRGACFANPCFTQIHPTCIPVTGDYQSKLTLMSESLRNDGRIWVPKKAEDRLKDPSSIPDAARDYYLERIYPGFGNLCPRDVASRAAKRVCDEGRGVGESGLGVYLDFSDAIKRLGETGVRERYGNLFDIYHEITNESAYQKPMRIYPAVHYTMGGLWVDYNLMSNVPGLFVLGEANYSDHGANRLGASALMQGLADGFFVIPYTIADYLASQKPGSRPSPDGAEFKAAEAAVTGMTKRLLDNKGSEPVRHFHKRLGKILWEHCGMARTREGLEKALQEIPALREEYWANVRVPGSGDTLNQSLEQAGRVADFLELGELMCLDALKREESCGCHFREEYQYPDGECKRDDVNFSHVAAWEFQGEGKAPLRNTEPLNYEVTKMSVRNYK from the coding sequence ATGGCCCAACTCGATTCCAAAACTCCTTCCGGCCCGCTCGCGGACAAGTGGCGCAAGCACAAGGCGGACATCCGCCTCGTCAACCCGGCCAACAAGCGCAAATACGAGATCATCGTGGTGGGCGCCGGCCTGGCGGGTGCCTCGGCGGCCTCGACGCTCGCAGATCTGGGTTACAAGGTGAAGAGCTTCGTGTTTCACGATTCGCCGCGCCGGGCGCATTCGATCGCGGCGCAGGGCGGCATCAATGCAGCGAAGAATTACCAGAACGACGGCGACAGCGTTTACCGGTTGTTCTACGACACGATCAAGGGCGGCGATTACCGTTCGCGGGAAGCGAACGTGCAGCGGCTGGCGGAGGTGTCAGTCAACATCATCGATCAATGCGCGGCGCTCGGCGTGCCGTTTGCGCGGGAATACGGCGGGTTGCTGGCGAACCGGTCGTTCGGCGGTGCACAGGTTTCGCGGACGTTTTATGCCCGCGGGCAGACGGGGCAGCAGTTGCTGTTGGGCGCGTATTCCTCGCTCGCGCGCACCATCGCCGCCGGCACGGTCGAGATGCACACGCACAGCGAGATGCTGGATCTGGTGATAGTGGACGGACAGGCGAAGGGCATTGTGGTCCGCAATCTGATCACGGGCGAAATCACGCGGCATGCGGGCGATGCGGTGATTCTGGCGACGGGCGGCTACGGCAACGTTTTCGATCTCTCGACGTATGCGCGGCAGAGCAATGCGACGGCGATCTGGCGGGCTTACAAACGCGGCGCGTGTTTTGCGAACCCGTGTTTCACGCAGATCCATCCGACGTGCATCCCGGTCACGGGCGATTATCAATCGAAGCTCACGTTGATGTCGGAGTCGTTGCGCAACGACGGCCGCATCTGGGTGCCGAAGAAGGCGGAGGACCGGCTGAAGGATCCGAGTTCGATTCCCGATGCGGCGCGCGATTACTACCTCGAACGCATCTATCCGGGGTTTGGCAACCTGTGTCCGCGCGACGTGGCGTCGCGGGCGGCGAAGCGCGTGTGCGACGAAGGTCGCGGGGTTGGCGAGAGCGGACTCGGCGTTTACCTCGATTTTTCCGACGCGATCAAGCGCCTCGGGGAGACGGGCGTGCGCGAACGCTACGGCAATCTTTTCGATATCTATCACGAGATCACGAACGAGAGCGCCTACCAGAAGCCGATGCGGATTTACCCGGCCGTGCACTATACGATGGGCGGCTTGTGGGTGGACTATAACCTGATGTCCAACGTCCCGGGCTTGTTCGTGTTGGGCGAGGCGAACTACTCCGATCACGGCGCGAACCGCCTCGGCGCGTCGGCGTTGATGCAAGGGCTGGCGGATGGATTTTTCGTCATTCCCTACACGATCGCCGATTATCTGGCGTCGCAGAAACCCGGCTCCCGGCCCTCGCCCGACGGCGCGGAGTTCAAGGCGGCCGAGGCGGCGGTGACGGGCATGACGAAGCGTCTGCTCGACAACAAAGGGAGCGAGCCGGTGCGGCATTTCCACAAACGGCTGGGCAAGATTTTGTGGGAGCACTGCGGCATGGCGCGCACGCGCGAGGGCTTGGAGAAGGCGTTGCAGGAGATCCCGGCGTTGCGCGAAGAATATTGGGCGAATGTGCGGGTGCCGGGTTCAGGCGACACGCTCAACCAGTCGTTGGAGCAGGCGGGCCGCGTGGCGGATTTTCTCGAGCTCGGCGAACTGATGTGCCTCGACGCGTTGAAGCGCGAAGAGAGCTGCGGCTGCCATTTCCGCGAGGAATACCAATATCCCGACGGCGAGTGCAAACGCGACGATGTGAACTTCAGCCACGTGGCGGCGTGGGAGTTTCAGGGCGAGGGCAAGGCACCGCTCCGCAACACCGAACCGCTCAACTACGAAGTCACGAAGATGAGCGTGCGTAACTACAAGTAA
- the lysA gene encoding diaminopimelate decarboxylase, whose translation MHHFHYSGPSLQCEAVDLAAVARLYGTPTYVYSAATIAENFHRLQQSLAGLDVQICYAAKANSNLAVLRHCANLGAGFDLVSGGEIRRVIAAGGDLQASVFAGVGKTEDEIRLALENGVFALHVESEPELARINHVAGKLGVKAPIALRVNPDVDAHTHAKITTGRSDNKFGIPLKQAAGAYEVAAKLKNLTLRGVQMHIGSQLTTVAPFAEAVQKVAPLVADLQANHGITYFSIGGGMGIVYKDALASGAQAWWDAQPAAQRPLTPEAYGETLTPLLAPLGLKVLLEHGRFIVGNAGVLLTRVEHLKRGANKNFLVVDAAMNDLVRPAMYESYHEIVPVQRDSSRRALVADVVGPVCESGDCFAKDRQLQEVGEGELLALMSAGAYGFTMASRYNTRALAAEVLVNGSAFELVRQRETFAQMIAGEKVPAFLQ comes from the coding sequence ATGCACCATTTCCATTACTCAGGTCCCAGTCTCCAGTGTGAAGCCGTCGACCTCGCCGCGGTCGCGCGGCTCTACGGCACGCCGACCTACGTTTACAGCGCGGCCACGATCGCGGAAAACTTTCATCGGCTGCAGCAAAGCCTGGCGGGACTCGATGTGCAGATTTGCTATGCGGCGAAGGCGAACTCGAATCTGGCGGTGCTGCGGCATTGCGCGAATCTGGGGGCGGGTTTCGACCTTGTGAGCGGCGGAGAAATCCGGCGGGTGATCGCGGCGGGCGGCGATCTGCAGGCGAGCGTGTTTGCGGGCGTGGGCAAGACGGAGGACGAGATCCGCCTCGCGCTCGAAAACGGCGTTTTCGCGTTGCACGTGGAGAGCGAGCCGGAACTCGCGCGCATCAACCACGTCGCGGGCAAATTGGGCGTGAAAGCGCCGATCGCGCTGCGGGTGAATCCCGACGTCGATGCGCACACGCACGCCAAAATCACGACCGGCCGCAGCGACAACAAATTCGGCATCCCGTTGAAGCAGGCCGCGGGTGCCTACGAGGTGGCGGCGAAGCTGAAGAACCTCACGTTGCGCGGCGTGCAGATGCATATCGGGTCGCAGTTGACGACCGTGGCGCCGTTTGCCGAAGCGGTGCAGAAAGTGGCGCCGCTGGTGGCCGATCTGCAGGCGAACCACGGCATCACGTATTTTTCCATCGGAGGCGGCATGGGGATCGTTTACAAGGACGCCCTGGCGAGTGGCGCCCAGGCGTGGTGGGATGCGCAACCGGCGGCGCAACGCCCGCTGACGCCGGAGGCTTACGGCGAGACGCTGACGCCGCTGCTGGCGCCGCTGGGGCTGAAAGTGCTGCTGGAGCACGGGCGCTTCATCGTCGGCAATGCGGGCGTGCTGCTCACGCGCGTCGAGCACCTGAAGCGCGGCGCGAACAAAAATTTTCTCGTGGTGGATGCGGCGATGAACGACCTCGTGCGGCCCGCGATGTATGAGAGTTACCACGAGATCGTGCCGGTGCAGCGGGACAGCTCGCGGCGGGCGTTGGTGGCCGATGTCGTCGGACCGGTGTGCGAGAGCGGCGATTGCTTCGCGAAAGACCGGCAACTGCAGGAAGTCGGGGAGGGGGAGCTGCTCGCGTTGATGAGCGCGGGCGCCTACGGTTTCACGATGGCGAGTCGCTACAATACGCGCGCGCTGGCGGCGGAAGTATTGGTCAACGGCAGCGCGTTCGAACTGGTCCGCCAGCGGGAAACGTTTGCACAGATGATCGCGGGGGAAAAGGTGCCGGCGTTTTTGCAATGA
- a CDS encoding DUF1475 family protein — MIVTLRLLAVAVLVAMLAVTIWAGAQCPLFAVPRPVLTHPWFIATLFDAFFGFLTFYVWAFYKRTHWLARLAWLIAILILGNIALAAFSLSELCSVPRTAPFSEVLTRRTHRIGLLGPLLAAAGIAVLFLA, encoded by the coding sequence ATGATTGTCACCCTGCGCCTTCTCGCCGTGGCCGTCCTCGTCGCGATGCTCGCCGTCACGATCTGGGCCGGCGCGCAATGTCCCCTGTTCGCCGTCCCGCGTCCTGTCCTCACCCATCCGTGGTTCATCGCCACGCTCTTCGACGCGTTCTTCGGTTTTCTCACGTTTTACGTCTGGGCGTTTTATAAACGCACCCACTGGCTCGCCCGCCTCGCTTGGCTCATCGCCATCCTTATCCTCGGCAACATCGCCCTCGCCGCGTTCTCGCTCTCCGAGCTCTGCTCCGTCCCGCGCACCGCCCCCTTCTCCGAGGTGCTCACGCGCCGCACCCACCGCATCGGCCTGCTCGGTCCGCTCCTCGCCGCCGCTGGCATCGCGGTCCTCTTTCTCGCCTGA
- a CDS encoding SAM-dependent methyltransferase, translating into MIDRLLEKNLLPDWLLRLGIRRLLRQRLRAASADYDRAAYVADLRTRPIAEDTRAANEQHYEVPPPFFRFCLGPRLKYSCCLYERPDATLAAAEDAMLALYVARARLADGQHILELGCGWGSLSLYLAQRFPRAQITGVSNSRPQKEFIDTEARKRGLINLRILTCDINAFDIAPAQFDRVVSIEMFEHLKNYERLLAHIARWLKSGGLLFVHIFTHTRLSYHFVARDASDWMSRYFFTGGQMPAHDLLPQFQRDLTLLSDWRVNGTHYHRTAEHWLKNMDAHRDEILPLFVDIYGREHAVKWWAYWRVFYLACSELWRYRDGEEWLVSHYLFTKPA; encoded by the coding sequence ATGATCGACCGCCTGCTCGAAAAAAACCTCCTGCCCGACTGGCTCCTTCGCCTCGGCATCCGCCGCCTGCTCCGCCAGCGCCTGCGCGCCGCTTCCGCCGATTACGACCGCGCCGCTTACGTCGCCGATCTCCGCACCCGCCCGATCGCCGAAGACACCCGCGCCGCCAACGAGCAACACTACGAGGTCCCGCCGCCGTTCTTCCGCTTCTGCCTCGGCCCGCGCCTCAAATACTCCTGCTGCCTCTACGAACGCCCCGACGCCACCCTCGCCGCCGCGGAAGACGCCATGCTCGCGCTCTACGTCGCACGCGCCCGCCTCGCCGACGGCCAGCACATCCTCGAACTCGGCTGCGGCTGGGGCTCCCTCTCGCTCTATCTCGCGCAACGTTTCCCGCGCGCCCAGATCACCGGCGTCTCCAACTCCCGCCCCCAAAAAGAGTTTATCGACACCGAAGCGCGCAAACGCGGCCTCATCAATCTCCGCATCCTCACCTGCGATATCAACGCCTTCGACATCGCCCCCGCGCAATTCGACCGCGTCGTCTCCATCGAGATGTTCGAACACCTGAAAAACTACGAGCGACTCCTCGCCCACATCGCCCGCTGGCTCAAATCCGGCGGCCTCCTCTTCGTTCATATCTTCACCCACACCCGCCTCTCGTATCACTTCGTCGCCCGCGACGCCTCCGACTGGATGAGTCGCTACTTTTTCACGGGCGGACAAATGCCCGCTCACGACCTCCTGCCGCAGTTTCAACGCGATCTCACCCTCCTCTCCGACTGGCGCGTCAATGGCACCCACTATCACCGCACCGCCGAGCACTGGTTGAAAAACATGGACGCTCATCGCGACGAAATTCTCCCGCTCTTCGTCGACATCTACGGCCGCGAACACGCCGTGAAATGGTGGGCCTACTGGCGCGTGTTCTATTTGGCCTGCTCCGAACTCTGGCGCTACCGCGACGGCGAAGAGTGGCTCGTCAGCCACTACCTCTTCACCAAACCCGCCTGA
- a CDS encoding NAD(P)H-dependent glycerol-3-phosphate dehydrogenase: MKFVVLGAGAWGTAFALHLARADQDVTLVPRRKEHAALLQAERENREYLPGIALPGTLAVTGEADAVVGGAEVVLLACPAQALRDTCSALRTRLGGARVRLVASLAKGLELRTHLRPSEVIASVLPGCATGSVTGPTNAAEVARGLPAALVLATAAVDEFANEVQAAMSGPTLRVYTSDDVAGAEFGGCLKNVYAIAAGCCEGLRLGDNAKAALMTRALAEMVRVGVALGARAETFYGLSGFGDLVATCHGGWSRNREFGQRVGEGRAVAELMAHRKTVVEGYKTTAALDELCRERGLEAPILREMHAILFEGKQPAEALRALMLRELKRETASPLPT; encoded by the coding sequence ATGAAATTTGTCGTCCTTGGAGCCGGCGCCTGGGGCACGGCGTTCGCGCTGCACCTCGCCCGGGCGGACCAGGACGTGACGCTGGTGCCGCGACGGAAGGAGCATGCAGCGCTCTTGCAGGCGGAGCGCGAGAATCGTGAATACCTGCCCGGGATCGCGCTGCCGGGGACGTTGGCCGTCACGGGCGAGGCGGACGCGGTGGTCGGCGGCGCGGAGGTGGTGTTGCTGGCCTGTCCGGCGCAGGCGTTGCGGGACACGTGCAGCGCGCTGCGGACGCGGTTGGGCGGGGCGCGGGTGCGGTTGGTGGCGAGCCTCGCGAAGGGTCTGGAGTTGCGCACGCATCTGCGGCCGTCGGAGGTGATCGCGAGCGTGCTGCCGGGGTGTGCGACGGGCAGTGTGACGGGGCCGACGAATGCGGCGGAAGTGGCGCGGGGGTTGCCGGCGGCGTTGGTGCTGGCGACGGCGGCGGTCGATGAATTTGCGAACGAAGTGCAGGCGGCGATGAGCGGGCCGACGTTGCGCGTTTATACGAGTGACGACGTGGCGGGGGCGGAATTCGGCGGGTGCTTGAAGAACGTTTATGCGATCGCCGCAGGGTGTTGCGAAGGGCTGCGGCTGGGCGACAACGCGAAGGCGGCGCTGATGACGCGTGCGCTCGCGGAAATGGTGCGCGTGGGCGTGGCGCTGGGCGCACGGGCGGAGACATTTTACGGGTTGAGCGGCTTCGGCGATTTGGTGGCGACGTGCCATGGCGGGTGGAGCCGGAATCGCGAGTTTGGGCAACGGGTGGGCGAGGGTCGGGCGGTCGCGGAGCTCATGGCGCACCGGAAGACGGTGGTCGAGGGCTACAAGACCACGGCGGCGCTCGACGAACTTTGCCGCGAACGCGGCCTCGAGGCGCCGATTTTGCGGGAGATGCACGCGATCTTGTTTGAAGGGAAGCAGCCGGCGGAGGCGCTGCGCGCGCTGATGTTGCGGGAGCTCAAACGTGAGACGGCGTCGCCGCTGCCCACGTGA
- a CDS encoding succinate dehydrogenase cytochrome b subunit translates to MNVTGRLFSSSIGRKFLMALTGLVLIGFVIGHLVGNLQIFQAPDHINGYAHFLHGLGPLLWVARIGLLVCLVIHVWAATVLTLEDRAARGAQPYAKERWLRAAVTSRYMRLSGYVVLAFIVYHLAQFTVGVGGRFTETASFKENLPLYTMQSDYHVAGVPVVHAGAQVLDVHSMVILGFQNPIVSLFYIIAVGLLAMHLRHGSDSLFQTLGWRSGRWANGLRRVTLAFAILYFIGNLIIPGAVLTGMKGLRPGYHPPLTQTALHR, encoded by the coding sequence ATGAACGTTACTGGCAGGCTTTTCAGCTCCTCAATCGGTCGCAAGTTTCTCATGGCTCTCACGGGCCTGGTCCTGATCGGCTTCGTGATCGGACATCTCGTGGGCAACCTGCAGATCTTTCAGGCGCCCGATCATATCAATGGTTACGCGCATTTCCTGCATGGGCTGGGGCCCTTGTTGTGGGTGGCGCGCATCGGCCTGCTGGTGTGTCTGGTGATTCACGTGTGGGCGGCGACGGTGCTTACGTTGGAGGATCGGGCGGCACGGGGGGCGCAGCCGTATGCGAAAGAGCGTTGGCTGCGGGCGGCGGTGACATCGCGCTACATGCGGTTGAGCGGCTACGTGGTGCTGGCGTTCATCGTTTACCACCTGGCGCAGTTCACGGTGGGCGTGGGCGGGCGTTTCACGGAGACGGCGTCGTTCAAGGAGAACCTTCCGCTCTACACGATGCAGAGCGATTATCATGTGGCGGGTGTGCCGGTCGTGCACGCGGGGGCACAGGTGCTCGATGTGCACAGCATGGTCATCCTGGGATTTCAGAACCCGATCGTATCGCTGTTTTACATCATCGCGGTGGGCTTGCTGGCGATGCATCTGCGGCACGGTTCGGATAGTTTGTTTCAGACGCTGGGCTGGCGATCCGGTCGTTGGGCCAACGGCCTGCGGCGGGTGACGCTGGCGTTCGCGATCCTTTATTTCATCGGCAATCTGATCATCCCGGGCGCCGTGTTGACCGGGATGAAAGGGCTGCGGCCGGGCTATCATCCGCCCCTCACGCAGACCGCCCTGCATCGCTAA